A portion of the Pseudomonas sp. PSE14 genome contains these proteins:
- a CDS encoding GNAT family protein: MFRPLPITLQRGALRLEPMVEADVPELVSLAEANREVLQFMSAPGRPDWYRQGLADQREGRALPLVVRLGNEIVGTTRFMDFLPALPACEIGATWLDQAQHGSGLNATMKYLMLRHAFDSWKMVRVQIKTAASNLRSQRAIEKLGAVREGVLRNHRRLAGGRLDDTILYSITDHEWPQVKAALEAGFNG, encoded by the coding sequence ATGTTCAGACCGCTACCGATCACCTTGCAGCGCGGGGCCTTGCGCCTGGAGCCGATGGTGGAGGCCGACGTGCCCGAACTGGTGAGCCTGGCGGAAGCGAACCGCGAGGTGCTGCAGTTCATGAGCGCGCCGGGGCGTCCAGACTGGTACCGCCAGGGCCTTGCCGACCAGCGCGAGGGCCGTGCGCTGCCGCTGGTGGTGCGCCTGGGCAACGAGATCGTCGGCACCACGCGCTTCATGGACTTCCTCCCGGCGCTGCCGGCCTGTGAGATCGGCGCCACTTGGCTGGACCAGGCGCAGCACGGCAGCGGCCTGAACGCCACCATGAAGTACCTGATGCTGCGCCATGCCTTCGACAGCTGGAAGATGGTCCGCGTGCAGATCAAGACCGCCGCCAGCAACCTGCGCTCGCAGCGCGCCATCGAGAAGCTCGGCGCGGTGCGCGAGGGCGTGCTGCGCAACCACCGCCGCCTGGCCGGCGGCCGCCTCGACGACACCATTCTCTACAGCATCACCGACCATGAGTGGCCGCAGGTGAAAGCCGCGCTGGAAGCCGGTTTCAACGGCTGA
- a CDS encoding AraC family transcriptional regulator, whose product MTEHHASGERTRFWRAQELGGVELLHARYIEQVFAPHVHEGFAFVMIEQGAQRFHHRGSEHFAPTGSVVLINPDEVHTGSKADEAGWLYRGFYPELEQVSGILDELELGRSGTPSFAASVLQDPELVQVLLGAHRLLESEATVLQRQTCWREALLLLFQRHARIPEVPAAGNEPLAVARARELLGARLIDPPSLEELAAAVALSPFHFARVFRKATGLPPHAWLKQRRLEQARALLKQGCAPVNVAMHLGFADQSHLSRQFKQAYGVGPGEYRQACARSFKTA is encoded by the coding sequence ATGACGGAACATCACGCGAGCGGCGAAAGAACCCGCTTCTGGCGCGCCCAGGAGCTGGGCGGCGTCGAGCTGCTGCACGCGCGCTACATCGAGCAGGTGTTCGCGCCCCACGTCCACGAGGGCTTCGCCTTCGTGATGATCGAGCAGGGCGCGCAGCGCTTCCACCATCGCGGCAGCGAGCATTTCGCCCCCACCGGCAGCGTGGTGCTGATCAACCCCGACGAGGTGCACACCGGCTCCAAGGCCGATGAGGCGGGCTGGCTGTACCGCGGGTTCTACCCGGAGCTGGAGCAGGTTTCCGGGATTCTCGACGAGCTCGAACTGGGTCGTTCCGGCACGCCGTCCTTTGCCGCCAGCGTGTTGCAGGACCCGGAGCTGGTCCAGGTGTTGCTCGGTGCCCATCGCCTGCTGGAGTCCGAGGCCACTGTGCTGCAGCGCCAGACCTGCTGGCGCGAAGCCTTGTTGCTGCTGTTCCAGCGCCACGCGCGGATTCCCGAGGTGCCGGCCGCCGGCAACGAACCCCTGGCGGTGGCGCGCGCTCGCGAGCTGCTGGGCGCGCGGCTGATCGATCCGCCATCGTTGGAAGAGCTGGCGGCGGCGGTCGCTCTGTCGCCGTTCCATTTCGCCCGGGTGTTCCGCAAGGCCACCGGCCTGCCGCCCCACGCCTGGCTCAAGCAGCGTCGCCTGGAGCAGGCTCGCGCCCTGCTCAAGCAGGGCTGCGCGCCGGTGAACGTGGCGATGCACCTGGGCTTCGCCGACCAGAGCCATCTCAGCCGCCAGTTCAAGCAGGCCTACGGCGTAGGCCCCGGCGAATACCGGCAGGCTTGCGCCCGATCGTTCAAGACGGCGTGA
- a CDS encoding TonB-dependent receptor family protein, which yields MSSVRSWSRLAIAVTLATPLLPVQAEDEPQSLEAVTVVGDWLGDADQQVVQNHPGARTVVRREKMIEEGAQNVRDVLRGIPGVQVQDNNGTGGSDVSLNVGVRGLTSRLSPRSTVLIDGVPAAVAPYGQPQLSMFPLSVGNLDSVDVVRGAGSVRYGPQNVGGVINFVTRAIPKEFSGDVGTTSETASHGGWKNLYNAFLGGTADNGIGAALLYSGVKGAGYRDSNDSTDIDDVMLKTHWAPTEVDEFSANFHYYDGTADMPGGLTQAQFDDDPYQSVRDWDNFTGRRKDFSLKYKRQIDDLTQVEVLTYYSDSFRGSNIASRDLKTLVSYPRDYHTFGIEPRVSKIFMVGPTTQEASIGYRYLKEAMHERASQVALVNNVPTVKPGADGHTYQDRTGGTEANAIYLDDKIDVGNWTVTPGIRFESISTDWHDRPVIDNKGKPVQEKKRSKDYNEPLPALAVMYHLSDEWKLFANYETSFGSLQYFQLGQGGSGNDTANGLQPEKAKTYEVGTRYDNGAWGGEVTLFYIDFDDELQFISNDVGWTNLGATKHQGIETSMHYDMAALDPVLSGLTAYGTFTYTRATYEGDIPSFEGRDLPLYSRQVATVGLRYEHDRWTYNLDGFAQSKQRSPGPTTDSKGNFTGDYITEPTADGQYGDIPGYVLWNARVGYDFGPQASNLKVAAGVKNIFDQMNYTRSSDNNAGIYLGEPRTFFVQGSVGF from the coding sequence ATGTCGTCCGTTCGTTCATGGTCGCGCCTGGCGATCGCCGTAACCTTGGCCACGCCGCTGCTGCCGGTCCAGGCCGAGGATGAGCCCCAGTCGCTGGAGGCCGTCACCGTGGTCGGCGACTGGCTCGGCGATGCGGATCAGCAGGTGGTGCAGAACCACCCCGGCGCGCGCACCGTGGTGCGTCGCGAGAAAATGATCGAAGAGGGCGCGCAGAACGTGCGCGACGTGCTACGCGGCATTCCCGGCGTGCAGGTGCAGGACAACAACGGCACCGGCGGCAGCGATGTCTCCCTCAACGTCGGCGTGCGCGGCCTGACCTCGCGCCTCTCGCCGCGCTCTACCGTGCTCATCGATGGCGTGCCGGCCGCCGTGGCGCCCTACGGCCAGCCGCAGCTGTCGATGTTCCCGCTGTCGGTGGGCAACCTCGACAGTGTCGATGTGGTGCGTGGCGCCGGTTCCGTGCGCTATGGCCCGCAGAACGTCGGCGGGGTGATCAACTTCGTCACCCGGGCGATTCCCAAGGAATTCTCCGGCGACGTTGGCACCACCAGCGAAACCGCGTCCCACGGTGGCTGGAAGAACCTCTACAACGCCTTCCTGGGTGGCACCGCCGACAACGGTATCGGCGCCGCGCTGCTGTATTCCGGTGTGAAGGGCGCGGGCTACCGCGACAGCAACGACTCCACCGACATTGACGACGTGATGCTCAAGACCCACTGGGCGCCGACCGAGGTCGACGAGTTCTCCGCCAACTTCCACTACTACGACGGCACCGCCGACATGCCCGGCGGCCTGACCCAGGCGCAGTTCGACGATGATCCGTACCAGTCCGTGCGCGACTGGGACAACTTCACCGGCCGGCGCAAGGACTTCTCGCTCAAGTACAAGCGGCAGATCGACGATCTCACTCAAGTGGAAGTGCTGACCTACTACAGCGACAGCTTCCGTGGCAGCAACATCGCCAGCCGTGACCTCAAGACCCTGGTGTCCTATCCGCGCGACTACCACACCTTCGGCATCGAGCCGCGGGTGTCGAAGATCTTCATGGTCGGCCCGACCACCCAGGAAGCCAGCATCGGCTATCGCTACCTCAAGGAAGCCATGCACGAGCGCGCCAGTCAGGTCGCCCTGGTGAACAACGTGCCGACGGTGAAGCCGGGGGCTGATGGCCACACTTACCAGGACCGCACCGGCGGCACCGAGGCCAACGCCATCTACCTCGACGATAAGATCGACGTGGGCAACTGGACGGTGACTCCGGGCATCCGCTTCGAAAGCATCTCCACCGATTGGCACGATCGCCCGGTCATCGACAACAAGGGCAAGCCGGTCCAGGAGAAGAAGCGCAGCAAGGACTACAACGAGCCGCTGCCAGCGCTGGCAGTGATGTATCACCTGTCGGACGAGTGGAAGCTGTTCGCCAACTACGAAACCTCCTTTGGCAGCCTGCAGTACTTCCAGCTCGGCCAGGGCGGCAGCGGCAACGACACCGCCAACGGCCTGCAGCCGGAAAAGGCCAAGACCTACGAAGTGGGAACCCGCTACGACAACGGCGCGTGGGGCGGCGAGGTGACGCTGTTCTACATCGACTTCGACGATGAACTGCAGTTCATCAGCAACGACGTGGGCTGGACCAACCTGGGCGCCACCAAGCACCAGGGCATCGAGACCTCGATGCACTACGACATGGCCGCGCTCGACCCGGTGCTGTCGGGCCTGACCGCCTACGGTACCTTCACCTACACCCGCGCTACCTACGAGGGCGATATCCCCAGCTTCGAGGGCCGTGACCTGCCGTTGTACTCGCGCCAGGTGGCCACCGTCGGCCTGCGCTACGAGCATGACCGCTGGACCTACAACCTGGACGGCTTCGCCCAGTCCAAGCAGCGTTCGCCCGGTCCGACCACCGACTCCAAGGGCAACTTCACCGGCGACTACATCACCGAGCCGACCGCCGACGGCCAGTACGGCGACATCCCCGGCTACGTGCTGTGGAATGCCCGCGTGGGCTACGACTTCGGCCCGCAGGCGTCGAACCTGAAGGTCGCCGCCGGAGTGAAGAACATCTTCGACCAGATGAACTACACCCGCTCCAGCGACAACAACGCCGGTATCTACCTGGGCGAGCCGCGCACCTTCTTCGTGCAGGGCAGCGTTGGTTTCTGA
- a CDS encoding MFS transporter, with translation MTEQSQFALLGKKRFLPFFVTQLLGAFNDNIFKQSLILAILYHLTVAGDRNLLVNLCALLFILPFFLFSALGGQFGEKFNKDALMRALKLAEVGIMLVGAAGFVLGSLPLLFLALFAMGTHSALFGPVKYSILPQHLQENELVGGNALVEMGTFLAILAGTIGAGMLMSRQDYAAGVGIAVVLVAACGYLASRNIPRAAAALPELVIDWNIFRQSWSILMLGLRQRPAVSRSLVGNSWFWFLGAVYLTQIPTYAKELLHGDESVVTLILTVFSVGIALGSMLCEKLSGKKVEIGLVPFGSIGLSLFGILLWWHSGDFPKGEQPYHWLAVLEHSQSWAVLADILGIGIFGGFYIVPLYALIQARTEEDKRARVIAANNILNALFMVVAAIVSILLLSVAKLSIPQLFLVLSLMNVAVNVYIFKIVPEFTMRFLVWLLTHSMYRVDHRNLEAIPDEGPVVLVCNHVSFVDALLIAGSVRRPVRFVMYYKIFRIPVLNFIFRTAGAVPIAGRNEDAETYEKAFAKVAEYLREGEVVCIFPEGMLTLDGEMNEFRSGVERIIEETPVPVIPMALQGLWGSFFSRDPSKGFFRRIWSRVCLVAGQPVPPEDAKRLALQEQVAALRGAAR, from the coding sequence ATGACTGAACAATCGCAATTCGCCCTGCTGGGCAAGAAGCGTTTCCTGCCATTCTTCGTCACCCAGTTGCTGGGGGCGTTCAACGACAACATCTTCAAGCAATCGCTGATCCTGGCGATCCTCTACCACCTCACCGTCGCTGGCGACCGCAACCTGCTGGTCAACCTCTGCGCGCTGCTGTTCATCCTGCCGTTCTTCCTGTTCTCCGCCCTGGGCGGACAGTTCGGCGAGAAGTTCAACAAGGACGCGCTGATGCGCGCGCTGAAGCTGGCCGAGGTGGGGATCATGCTGGTGGGGGCCGCCGGCTTCGTGCTGGGCAGCCTGCCGCTGCTGTTCCTCGCGCTGTTCGCCATGGGCACCCACTCGGCGCTGTTCGGTCCGGTGAAGTATTCGATCCTGCCGCAGCACTTGCAGGAGAACGAGCTGGTGGGCGGCAACGCCCTGGTGGAGATGGGCACCTTCCTCGCCATCCTCGCCGGCACCATCGGCGCCGGCATGCTGATGTCGCGCCAGGACTATGCCGCCGGCGTCGGCATCGCCGTGGTGCTGGTGGCCGCCTGCGGCTACCTCGCCAGCCGCAACATTCCCCGCGCGGCGGCTGCGCTGCCGGAGCTGGTGATCGACTGGAACATCTTCCGCCAGTCCTGGAGCATCCTCATGCTCGGCCTGCGCCAGCGTCCGGCGGTGTCGCGCTCGCTGGTGGGCAACTCCTGGTTCTGGTTCCTTGGCGCGGTCTACCTCACCCAGATCCCGACCTACGCCAAGGAACTGCTGCACGGCGACGAGAGCGTGGTGACGCTGATCCTCACCGTGTTCTCGGTGGGCATCGCGCTGGGTTCGATGCTCTGCGAAAAGCTTTCGGGCAAGAAGGTGGAAATCGGCCTGGTGCCCTTCGGCTCCATCGGCCTGAGCCTGTTCGGCATCCTGCTGTGGTGGCATTCCGGAGATTTCCCCAAGGGGGAACAGCCCTACCACTGGCTGGCGGTGCTGGAGCATTCGCAATCCTGGGCGGTGCTGGCCGACATCCTCGGCATCGGCATCTTCGGTGGCTTCTACATCGTGCCGCTGTACGCGCTGATCCAGGCGCGGACCGAGGAAGACAAGCGAGCGCGGGTGATCGCGGCGAACAACATCCTCAACGCGTTGTTCATGGTGGTCGCAGCGATCGTCTCGATCCTGCTGCTGTCGGTGGCGAAGCTGTCGATCCCCCAGCTGTTCCTCGTGCTGTCGCTGATGAACGTCGCGGTGAACGTGTACATCTTCAAGATCGTTCCCGAGTTCACCATGCGCTTCCTGGTGTGGCTGCTGACTCACTCGATGTACCGGGTCGACCACCGCAACCTCGAAGCCATCCCCGATGAAGGCCCGGTAGTGCTGGTATGCAACCATGTGTCCTTCGTCGATGCGCTGCTGATCGCCGGCTCCGTGCGCCGTCCGGTGCGCTTCGTCATGTACTACAAGATCTTCCGCATCCCGGTGCTCAACTTCATCTTCCGCACCGCCGGCGCAGTGCCGATCGCCGGGCGTAACGAGGACGCCGAGACCTACGAGAAGGCCTTCGCCAAGGTCGCCGAGTATCTGCGCGAAGGGGAGGTGGTGTGCATCTTCCCTGAGGGCATGCTGACCCTGGACGGCGAGATGAACGAGTTCCGTAGCGGCGTGGAGCGGATCATCGAGGAGACCCCGGTGCCGGTGATCCCGATGGCCTTGCAAGGTCTGTGGGGCAGCTTCTTCAGCCGCGATCCGAGCAAGGGTTTCTTCCGCCGCATCTGGTCGCGGGTGTGCCTGGTGGCTGGCCAGCCGGTGCCGCCGGAAGACGCCAAGCGCCTGGCGTTGCAGGAGCAGGTCGCGGCCTTGCGTGGCGCGGCCCGCTGA
- a CDS encoding cold-shock protein, whose protein sequence is MSNRQTGTVKWFNDAKGFGFITPESGNDVFVHFRSIQGTGFKSLQEGQKVSFIVVEGQKGLQADEVQVI, encoded by the coding sequence ATGTCGAATCGTCAGACCGGCACCGTCAAGTGGTTCAACGACGCCAAGGGCTTCGGCTTCATCACTCCGGAAAGCGGCAACGATGTCTTCGTGCACTTCCGCTCCATCCAGGGCACCGGCTTCAAATCGCTGCAGGAAGGCCAGAAGGTCTCCTTCATCGTTGTTGAAGGCCAGAAGGGCCTGCAGGCTGACGAAGTTCAGGTCATCTGA
- the sugE gene encoding quaternary ammonium compound efflux SMR transporter SugE: MSWIILFVAGLFEVAWAVGLKYTEGFTRLVPSVLTALAMAASVGLLGLAMKNLPLGTAYAIWTGIGALGTVAVGIWLFGESMAPVRMLSVALILFGLVGLKLSH; encoded by the coding sequence ATGTCCTGGATCATTCTGTTCGTCGCCGGCCTGTTCGAAGTCGCCTGGGCCGTCGGCCTGAAGTACACCGAAGGTTTCACCCGCCTGGTTCCCTCAGTGCTCACCGCCCTGGCAATGGCCGCCAGCGTAGGCCTGCTGGGCCTGGCCATGAAGAACCTGCCGCTGGGCACCGCCTACGCCATCTGGACCGGCATTGGCGCGCTGGGCACCGTTGCCGTTGGCATCTGGCTGTTCGGCGAATCCATGGCGCCGGTCCGTATGCTCAGCGTTGCGCTGATCCTGTTCGGACTGGTTGGCCTGAAACTCAGCCACTGA
- a CDS encoding bile acid:sodium symporter family protein encodes MRALASLSRFCGNTFPLWVLLFAVLAFFQPAWFKGLTVAIVPLLGLVMFGMGLTLKAEDFREVGRHPGRVIIGVLAQFIIMPGTAWLLCKLLALPDEIAVGVILVGCCPGGTASNVMTWLSRGDVALSVAITSVTTLLAPLVTPALVWLLASAWLPVSFSAMFLSIVEVVLLPIALGFIVQRMLGERTRVAVDVLPLVSVISIVVIIAAVVAASQAKIAESGLLILAVVMLHNALGLMLGYLTGRLTAMPLAQRKALAIEVGMQNSGLGAALANAHFSPLAAVPSALFSVWHNLSGSILAAVFRRMTDEPSVQEQAS; translated from the coding sequence ATGCGTGCCCTCGCCTCCCTCAGCCGCTTCTGCGGCAACACCTTTCCTCTCTGGGTTCTGCTGTTCGCCGTTCTGGCCTTTTTCCAGCCCGCCTGGTTCAAGGGGCTGACGGTGGCCATCGTGCCTCTGCTAGGGCTGGTGATGTTCGGCATGGGACTGACGCTCAAGGCGGAGGACTTCCGTGAAGTCGGACGCCATCCCGGGCGAGTGATCATCGGCGTCCTGGCGCAGTTCATCATCATGCCGGGTACGGCCTGGCTGCTCTGCAAGCTGCTGGCGCTACCCGACGAAATCGCGGTGGGCGTCATTCTGGTTGGTTGCTGTCCCGGCGGTACCGCCTCCAACGTCATGACCTGGCTGTCCCGCGGCGACGTCGCGCTGTCGGTCGCGATCACCTCGGTCACCACACTGCTTGCACCGCTGGTCACTCCCGCGCTGGTATGGCTGCTCGCCTCCGCCTGGCTGCCGGTCTCGTTCAGCGCCATGTTCCTGTCGATCGTGGAGGTCGTCCTGCTGCCAATCGCGCTGGGCTTCATCGTCCAGCGCATGCTCGGAGAGCGCACCCGTGTGGCGGTGGATGTGCTGCCGCTGGTTTCAGTGATCAGCATCGTGGTGATCATTGCCGCCGTGGTAGCTGCCAGCCAGGCGAAGATCGCCGAGTCCGGACTGCTGATACTCGCAGTGGTGATGCTGCATAACGCGCTCGGACTGATGTTGGGCTACCTGACCGGGCGCCTGACCGCCATGCCGCTGGCCCAGCGCAAGGCGCTGGCCATCGAGGTCGGCATGCAGAACTCGGGCCTGGGAGCGGCGTTGGCCAACGCTCACTTCTCCCCTCTGGCCGCTGTACCCAGCGCGCTGTTCAGCGTCTGGCACAACCTCTCCGGCTCCATCCTGGCGGCGGTGTTCCGCCGCATGACCGACGAGCCATCCGTCCAGGAACAAGCCTCGTAA
- the rdgC gene encoding recombination-associated protein RdgC — MWFRNLLVYRLTQDLQIDADALEKALASKPARPCASQELTTYGFSAPFGKGPDAPLVHASEGFFLISARKEERILPGSVVRDALKDKVDEIETAQMRKVYKKERDQLKDEIVQTLLPRAFIRRSATFAAIAPSLGLILVDSSSAKKAEDLLSTLREALGSLPVRPLTVKVAPTATLTEWVKTQEAAGDFFVLDECELRDTHEDGGVVRCKRQDLTSEEIQLHLTSGKLVTQLSLAWSDKLSFVLDDKVVIKRLRFEDLLQEKAEQDGGEDALGQLDASFTLMMLTFAEFLPALIEALGGEAIPEGI, encoded by the coding sequence ATGTGGTTCCGCAACCTGCTCGTATACCGCCTCACTCAGGATCTGCAGATCGACGCCGATGCCCTGGAGAAGGCCCTGGCCAGCAAGCCGGCGCGCCCCTGCGCCAGCCAGGAGCTCACCACCTACGGTTTCTCCGCGCCCTTCGGCAAGGGTCCGGACGCGCCGCTGGTCCACGCCAGCGAGGGCTTCTTCCTGATCAGCGCACGCAAGGAAGAGCGCATCCTGCCTGGCAGCGTCGTGCGTGACGCCCTGAAGGACAAGGTCGACGAAATCGAGACCGCGCAGATGCGCAAGGTCTATAAGAAGGAACGCGACCAGCTCAAGGACGAGATCGTCCAGACCCTGCTGCCGCGCGCCTTCATCCGCCGCTCGGCGACCTTCGCCGCTATCGCCCCGAGCCTCGGCCTGATCCTGGTCGACTCCTCCAGCGCGAAGAAGGCCGAAGACCTGCTGTCCACACTGCGCGAAGCCCTGGGCTCGCTGCCAGTACGCCCGTTGACCGTGAAGGTCGCGCCGACCGCCACCCTCACCGAATGGGTCAAGACCCAGGAAGCCGCCGGCGACTTCTTCGTCCTCGACGAGTGCGAACTGCGCGACACCCACGAAGACGGCGGCGTGGTGCGCTGCAAGCGCCAGGACCTGACCAGCGAGGAAATCCAGCTGCACCTGACCTCCGGCAAGCTGGTCACCCAGCTGTCCCTGGCCTGGTCGGACAAGCTGTCCTTCGTTCTCGACGACAAGGTGGTGATCAAACGCCTGCGCTTCGAAGACCTGCTGCAGGAGAAGGCGGAACAGGACGGCGGCGAAGACGCCCTCGGCCAGCTCGATGCCAGCTTCACCCTGATGATGCTGACCTTTGCCGAATTCCTCCCGGCGCTGATCGAAGCCCTGGGCGGCGAGGCGATTCCGGAAGGCATCTGA
- a CDS encoding FKBP-type peptidyl-prolyl cis-trans isomerase: MKQHRLAAAIALVGLVLAGCDKQAAEVELKTPAQKASYGIGLNMGKSLAQEGMNDLDSKAVALGIEDAVGKQKQKLTDEELTEAFSFLQKRAEEQLAKKNSEALEAGKKFLETNGKREGVVTTKSGLQYEVVKKADGPQPKATDVVTVHYEGKLVDGTVFDSSIQRGSPIDLPVGGVIPGWVEALQLMHVGEKIKLYIPSELAYGAQSPSPTIPANSVLVFDLELLAIKDQNQPEEAPEATQEAPKKN, from the coding sequence ATGAAACAACATCGGTTGGCGGCAGCGATCGCGCTGGTCGGCCTGGTTCTCGCGGGCTGCGACAAGCAAGCCGCTGAAGTGGAACTGAAGACCCCCGCGCAGAAAGCCTCCTACGGCATCGGCCTGAACATGGGCAAGAGTCTGGCCCAGGAAGGCATGAATGATCTCGACTCCAAGGCCGTGGCCCTGGGCATCGAGGACGCTGTTGGCAAGCAGAAGCAGAAGCTGACCGACGAAGAGCTGACCGAAGCCTTCTCCTTCCTGCAGAAGCGCGCTGAAGAGCAACTGGCCAAGAAGAACTCCGAAGCGCTGGAAGCCGGCAAGAAGTTCCTCGAGACCAACGGCAAGCGCGAAGGCGTAGTGACCACCAAGTCCGGCCTGCAGTACGAAGTCGTGAAGAAGGCCGACGGCCCGCAGCCCAAGGCTACCGACGTGGTTACCGTTCACTACGAAGGCAAGCTGGTCGACGGCACCGTGTTCGACAGCTCCATCCAGCGTGGCAGCCCGATCGATCTGCCGGTTGGCGGCGTGATTCCGGGTTGGGTCGAAGCCCTGCAACTGATGCACGTGGGCGAGAAGATCAAGCTCTACATCCCGAGCGAACTGGCCTACGGCGCACAGAGCCCGAGCCCGACCATCCCGGCGAACTCCGTGCTGGTGTTCGACCTGGAACTGCTGGCTATCAAGGATCAGAATCAGCCTGAAGAGGCTCCGGAAGCGACCCAGGAAGCTCCGAAGAAAAACTGA
- a CDS encoding DUF1232 domain-containing protein, with product MKKPPGFDRYLDLAGRFLARGRVPALLFAVARKSGRLKLARNDLKLLQELLVAWVRGDYRGVSSQALVSVVAALLYFLAPVDLVPDWLLGVGFLDDLAVLAWVVRRWQSELDAFKVWRDGQGMETREALKQLPAPVQRR from the coding sequence ATGAAAAAACCTCCGGGATTCGATCGCTACCTGGACCTCGCCGGACGATTCCTGGCTCGTGGCCGGGTGCCGGCGTTGCTGTTCGCGGTGGCGCGCAAGAGCGGCCGTCTGAAGTTGGCCCGCAATGACCTGAAGCTGCTGCAGGAACTGCTGGTGGCCTGGGTGCGCGGTGATTATCGCGGTGTCAGTTCCCAGGCGCTGGTGTCCGTCGTGGCGGCGTTGCTGTATTTCCTGGCGCCGGTGGATCTGGTGCCCGACTGGCTGCTGGGTGTGGGGTTCCTCGATGACCTGGCGGTGCTGGCCTGGGTCGTGCGCCGTTGGCAGTCCGAGCTGGATGCCTTCAAGGTGTGGCGGGACGGTCAGGGTATGGAAACCCGCGAGGCGCTCAAGCAACTGCCGGCGCCGGTTCAGCGCCGCTGA
- a CDS encoding transporter substrate-binding domain-containing protein has product MQRLLLICLCLTSALCGAEELRWGYSPSNGMPYVESIDHELAHGFVRDLGERVGQLLNLEVRFIETPDKRVESSLQQGSIQLLCINNPQWMNAPEKLHWSPSLFEEEDVLAQRSDAPPLNDLDALRGRTVGTSLGYVYLPALMKAFASNTVRRSDVRDLETRLHMLEHKRLDAIVDMRRSLEFLLQEHPNLSIQVNPGVLQRYSIRCSYGPTLPIPAERLDAALQTLVDDGSIQRMLTQQNQLLRQRR; this is encoded by the coding sequence TTGCAGCGTCTTCTCCTGATCTGCCTCTGCCTGACGAGCGCCCTCTGCGGCGCCGAAGAACTGCGCTGGGGCTATTCGCCAAGCAACGGGATGCCCTACGTGGAAAGTATTGACCACGAATTGGCGCATGGTTTCGTCCGCGACCTGGGCGAAAGAGTCGGACAGCTTCTGAACCTCGAGGTTCGCTTCATCGAAACGCCGGACAAGCGCGTAGAAAGCTCCCTGCAACAGGGCAGCATCCAGTTGCTGTGCATCAACAACCCGCAGTGGATGAACGCCCCCGAGAAACTGCACTGGTCGCCCAGCCTGTTCGAGGAAGAAGACGTTCTGGCACAACGCAGCGATGCGCCGCCCCTGAACGACCTCGACGCCCTTCGCGGCCGCACGGTCGGCACCAGCCTCGGCTACGTCTACCTGCCGGCCCTGATGAAGGCCTTCGCCAGCAACACCGTCCGCCGCAGCGACGTGCGCGACCTCGAAACCCGCCTGCACATGCTCGAACACAAGCGCCTGGACGCCATCGTCGACATGCGCCGGTCGCTGGAATTCCTGTTACAGGAGCATCCCAACCTGAGCATCCAGGTCAATCCCGGCGTCCTGCAACGCTATTCGATCCGCTGCTCGTACGGCCCGACACTGCCCATCCCCGCCGAGCGTCTCGACGCGGCGTTGCAGACGCTGGTAGACGACGGCTCCATCCAGCGCATGCTTACCCAGCAGAACCAGCTGTTGCGTCAGCGGCGCTGA
- a CDS encoding helix-turn-helix transcriptional regulator: MNVQVIMRDGEAEYAVVPWAEYQALLAAAGRGAAQVVQPATAPVSDEAPNWKSLREARGLSIETLARAVGISPSYLALIENGEREASDAIQHGLRRALGSGESGS; encoded by the coding sequence ATGAACGTGCAAGTCATCATGCGTGACGGCGAGGCGGAATACGCCGTTGTTCCCTGGGCCGAGTACCAGGCACTGTTGGCCGCCGCCGGCCGCGGCGCCGCTCAGGTGGTCCAGCCTGCCACAGCACCCGTATCCGATGAGGCGCCGAACTGGAAGTCCCTGCGCGAGGCGCGCGGGCTTTCCATCGAGACGCTGGCGCGTGCGGTGGGCATCAGTCCGTCCTACCTCGCTCTTATCGAAAACGGCGAGCGCGAGGCCAGCGACGCCATCCAGCACGGTTTGCGCCGTGCCCTGGGCAGTGGGGAGTCCGGGTCTTGA
- a CDS encoding sel1 repeat family protein encodes MGWPWLVRQPRAWQWMQGQYSRMASLGDTAAQSFYGHLLLFRGQGLGAREEGLRLLRLAASGGDAKAAYQVGVQSLKGDTRHAADAQEAAHYWAQAAEAGHPLAARQLMELYRSGGPGLPPDEAQAARFEARAHQLGL; translated from the coding sequence ATGGGCTGGCCCTGGCTGGTGCGCCAGCCGCGCGCCTGGCAGTGGATGCAGGGGCAGTATTCGCGCATGGCCAGCCTGGGCGATACCGCCGCGCAGAGTTTCTACGGCCACCTGCTGCTGTTCCGTGGGCAAGGTCTGGGCGCTCGCGAGGAAGGGTTGCGCTTGCTGCGCCTGGCCGCCAGCGGAGGCGATGCCAAGGCGGCCTACCAGGTTGGCGTGCAGTCGCTCAAGGGCGATACGCGGCACGCCGCCGATGCGCAGGAAGCCGCGCACTACTGGGCGCAGGCTGCAGAGGCTGGCCATCCACTGGCGGCGCGCCAGCTGATGGAACTGTACCGCAGTGGTGGCCCGGGTCTGCCGCCCGATGAAGCGCAGGCCGCGCGCTTTGAGGCGCGCGCCCATCAGCTGGGGCTCTGA